Part of the Streptomyces sp. NBC_01353 genome, CCGCCACCGGGACCGGTCAGGGTCACCGGCCGGGTCGTGTCCAGGGCGCGTACGTCGTGGAGGGCGTCGGCGGCCAGGGTGCGCAGGTCCATGGGGGCGAGGTCGAGGGCGAAGGCCGGTCCCCGGTCGGCGTCGGCGCCCGGGTGGGTGTCCTCGTCGAGGCGGGCGAGGAGCAGCATCTCCTCCACGAGCCGGGTGAGGCGTTCGGACTCCGCGGCGATCCGGGTCATGGTCTGGTCGACGTCCTCGCGGGTGGGAAGGGCACCCATGCGGTAGAGGTCGGTGTAGCCCTTGATACCGACGAGGGGCGTGCGGAGTTCATGGCTCGCGTCGGCGAAGAAGCGCCGCGTTCTCGCTTCGGCCTCCGCGCGGGCCCGGAAGGCCGTGTCGATCCCGCTCAGCATCTGGTTCAGACAGGCGGTCAGGCGCCCCACCTCGGTGTGGGGGGCGGCCAGTTCGGGGACGCGGTGCGAGTAGTCGCCGGCGGTGATGGCCGTCGCGGTCTCCTCGATTCGGGTCAGGGGGCGCAGTCCGGAGCGGACGGCGAACCAGCCGGCGACGGCCAGAGCCGCGAGCAGGGCGGTGCCCACCGTCAGCGAGAGGTTCCGGGTCTTGGCGATCGTACGGTCGACCTCGTCGAGGGAGGTGGCCACGAGGACGCTGCCCCGGGCGTCGGACCGTCCGGGCGGGAAGACCTGGGCGGGCTGGGTGAGGGCGATGACCCGCCAGCTGTGGTCGCCGTCGTGCGCGGGCACGGTGAAGGGGCGGCCCTCGTGGGCGACGACGTCGGCGCGGTCGAGGGCGGGCAGGTCCGGGCCACCGCCCGGTGGCGCGGTGCTCGCGTCGAACGACCTGCGGGTGGCACCGTCGTCGTCCAGGTAGGTCACGGTCCTGTCGCCGAGGACGCTGAGCGCCTGCACGCCGGGCGGGGTGCCGGTGCCGGAGGGCGGTGACAGACGGGCGGCGATCTGCCCGGTCAGGACGAGCCGGTCGTCGACCCGGTCCAGGAGGTAGCCGTGCAGGGCCGTGGTGACGAACATGCCCGTGCCGAGGAGACCGACGGCGACCAGGGCGATGGACAGGCACAACAGGCGGGTACGGAGCGACAGCCGGCTCGGCCGGGGCCGGGGCGGCGACAGGCTCGGGCTCTTCACGGTCGGGGCTCGCGCATCACGTAACCGACGCCCCGGATGGTGTGGATGAGCTTGGGCTCCCCGGTGTCGACCTTGCGGCGCAGATAGCTGATGTACGTGTCGACGATGCTGGGGTCACCGCCGAAGTCGTACTCCCACACGCTGTGCAGGATCTGGTTCTTCGTCATGGTCCGTTCCGCGTTGGCGACCAGGAAGTGCAGGAGGCGGAACTCGGTCGGGGACAGCTTCACGGTCCGGCCCGCCCGGGTGACGTGGTGGCTGTCGGGTTCGAGTTCCAGATCGCCGACGGTCATCCGGGCCGGCTGCTCGCCCCGGGTGCGGCGCAGCACCGCATGGATCCGGGCGATCAGCTCTTCGAGGTCGAACGGTTTGGAGACGTAGTCGTCGCCACCGAGGCGCAGACCGTGCAGCCGGTCCTGGCGGTCGTCGCGTGCGGTGACGAAGAGGACCGGCACGTCGCCGCCCCGTCCGAGCCGGGATGAGCGGGGTTGG contains:
- a CDS encoding response regulator transcription factor; amino-acid sequence: MAAPTPPSRTVARPDHLLVVDDEPTVRELLRTALRYAGFDVDAAATGREALDLAARHTPDLVLLDVMLPDMDGFEVIRRLRAQPRSSRLGRGGDVPVLFVTARDDRQDRLHGLRLGGDDYVSKPFDLEELIARIHAVLRRTRGEQPARMTVGDLELEPDSHHVTRAGRTVKLSPTEFRLLHFLVANAERTMTKNQILHSVWEYDFGGDPSIVDTYISYLRRKVDTGEPKLIHTIRGVGYVMREPRP
- a CDS encoding HAMP domain-containing sensor histidine kinase, whose protein sequence is MFVTTALHGYLLDRVDDRLVLTGQIAARLSPPSGTGTPPGVQALSVLGDRTVTYLDDDGATRRSFDASTAPPGGGPDLPALDRADVVAHEGRPFTVPAHDGDHSWRVIALTQPAQVFPPGRSDARGSVLVATSLDEVDRTIAKTRNLSLTVGTALLAALAVAGWFAVRSGLRPLTRIEETATAITAGDYSHRVPELAAPHTEVGRLTACLNQMLSGIDTAFRARAEAEARTRRFFADASHELRTPLVGIKGYTDLYRMGALPTREDVDQTMTRIAAESERLTRLVEEMLLLARLDEDTHPGADADRGPAFALDLAPMDLRTLAADALHDVRALDTTRPVTLTGPGGGKPSTAPAVADEARLRQVVTNLIGNAVTHTPAGTPIRIGVGTAGTHAVLEVADEGPGLTPAARDRVFDRFYRADDSRTRTTGGSGLGLAIAQALVTAHGGHITLDTAPGEGCTFRIELPLPDPPIATAATG